One Tetrapisispora phaffii CBS 4417 chromosome 3, complete genome DNA segment encodes these proteins:
- the TPHA0C02710 gene encoding putative methyltransferase (similar to Saccharomyces cerevisiae YMR027W; ancestral locus Anc_2.578): protein MAFPPRFLTGDSKTFGGFTSTSRWPTLVQNMIDDLDSELSTKIKGTNVYLQGQIILKQLLELKQEIKQDKKLRSFTEEEIRIAQVPLSFNEYLSEFNDATWQHAEWLFTEVYLYRRVNVYFRMQSLWYNFDIFNKVKQHAFHSSYYGVIELAIKYQSLETELENISDPTILKTLFEEFIEISLWGNATDLSLLTNVTLEDIKSLQGEKTRADSRAKILVNDSENAWELLFSKTSNKQEVIRVDFVLDNSGFELYADLMLASFLLKSKLATKCIFHCKDIPYMVSDVMLKDFDILVKDLQDRKFFPIADEHKQHADTLDFFAKAVTQFVTDGSLEFVENSFWTCAMDYTYIDPSEIKYNGDKVHADLLNSDLVIFKGDLNYRKLTGDRTWKRTTPWPEAIGSLASSGVTTLSLRTCKADVQVALDEGVDEKLSALWEKDHPNQGSWWCCSGKYAVICYCDGKQ from the coding sequence ATGGCATTCCCTCCACGTTTTTTAACTGGTGATAGCAAAACCTTCGGTGGATTCACTTCGACTTCCCGTTGGCCAACTTTAGTCCAGAACATGATCGATGATTTGGATTCAGAACTATCCACTAAAATAAAAGGTACTAACGTGTACTTACAAGGTCAAATTATCTTGAAACAACTACTGGAACTTAAACAAGAGATTAAAcaagataaaaaattgagaTCATTCACTGAGGAGGAAATTAGAATTGCTCAAGTTCCATTGTCctttaatgaatatttgaGTGAATTTAATGATGCTACATGGCAACATGCGGAGTGGTTATTCACAGAAGTCTATTTGTACAGAAGAGTTAACGTCTATTTCAGAATGCAATCACTTTGGTacaattttgatatttttaacaagGTCAAACAACATGCTTTCCATTCATCATATTATGGTGTTATTGAACTGGCAATTAAATATCAATCTTTGGAAACTGAATTAGAAAACATTAGTGATCCAACTATATTAAAGACgttatttgaagaatttattgaaatttcattatgGGGTAATGCTACCGATTTATCGCTGTTAACAAATGTCACTTTAGAAGATATCAAATCACTTCAAGGTGAAAAAACAAGAGCTGACTCTAGAGCTAAAATTCTGGTAAATGATTCTGAAAATGCCTGGGAACTATTATTCTCTAAGACCTCGAACAAACAAGAAGTCATTAGAGTTGATTTTGTTCTTGACAACTCTGGTTTCGAACTTTATGCCGATCTGATGTTAGCTTCGTTTTTATTGAAGTCTAAATTAGCAACAAAATGTATCTTCCACTGTAAAGATATTCCATATATGGTGAGCGATGTTATGTTAAAAGATTTTGACATATTAGTCAAAGACTTACAGGATAGAAAATTCTTCCCAATTGCTGATGAACATAAGCAACATGCCGACACTTTAGACTTTTTCGCTAAAGCTGTTACTCAATTTGTTACAGATGGAAGCCTAGAGTTTGTAGAGAACTCATTCTGGACCTGTGCTATGGACTACACTTATATAGATCCTTCcgaaataaaatacaatgGTGATAAAGTGCATGCAGATTTACTAAATTCTGATCTAGTCATCTTCAAAGGTGATTTGAATTACAGAAAACTAACTGGTGATAGAACTTGGAAACGTACCACACCTTGGCCTGAAGCAATTGGTTCATTAGCATCAAGTGGTGTAACTACTTTGAGTTTAAGAACTTGTAAAGCTGATGTCCAAGTCGCTTTAGATGAAGGTGTcgatgaaaaattatcagCTCTATGGGAAAAAGATCACCCAAATCAAGGTAGTTGGTGGTGTTGTAGTGGTAAATATGCGGTTATTTGTTACTGTGATGGCAAACAGTGA
- the MPE1 gene encoding cleavage polyadenylation factor subunit MPE1 (similar to Saccharomyces cerevisiae MPE1 (YKL059C); ancestral locus Anc_2.579), with amino-acid sequence MSSVIFYRFRSQKDPSRILFDGTGLTVFDLKREIIFENKLGDGLDFQLKLFTPDTEEEYEDDAQVIPRSSSVIVRRSPAIKATNLNSRPKLGALAAVGNATRYVTGKPRVLQKKSTVLGGNPASPSRPVTGVTEEERIANMFANQENQWEQTQQEMSSATPVFFKSASGAANNSDADGPPPPGYMCYRCGGRDHWIKNCPTNTDPNFEGKRIKRTTGIPKKFLKSVEIDPDSMTAEEMAQKKIMITDEGKFVVQVADQTSWEDYQRKQQNRLLNGNNVYRKGYYKDLPESLKCPITGGLLKDPIKTKCCNKYFSKTALEDSLVESDFVCPGCDTPDILLDSLVEDKERKQEVDKYIEEHKSNQESLNVTDNIIPDITAGVTRHDVNQINNVNNQLSNAEPDAKKRKLNEQQAGTPNAMPAVPMPMPPFGMAPFPMAPFPMAPFPMPFPMQSAPQQQLNQTNSTNSNTDDKVNTSTSKEQTNN; translated from the coding sequence ATGAGTAgtgtaatattttacagATTTAGATCACAGAAAGACCCTTCAAGAATTTTATTCGATGGAACTGGTTTAACTGTGTTTGATTTGAAGAGAGAAATCATCTTCGAAAATAAATTAGGTGATGGTCTagattttcaattaaaattatttacgCCAGATACTGAAGAGGAGTATGAGGATGATGCCCAGGTCATTCCAAGATCCAGTAGTGTTATTGTGAGAAGGTCACCTGCAATTAAGGCAACAAACCTTAACAGTAGACCCAAATTGGGGGCCTTGGCTGCAGTAGGCAATGCGACGAGATACGTGACAGGTAAACCTCGTGTTTTACAGAAGAAGAGCACCGTGCTTGGTGGGAATCCAGCTAGTCCCTCAAGGCCAGTAACTGGTGTGACAGAAGAAGAGCGTATTGCCAATATGTTTGCTAATCAAGAAAATCAATGGGAGCAGACTCAACAAGAAATGTCCTCTGCTACTCctgttttctttaaatctgCCTCAGGAGCAGCAAATAATTCTGATGCAGATGGCCCTCCTCCTCCAGGGTATATGTGTTATAGGTGTGGTGGCAGAGACCATTGGATTAAAAATTGTCCAACGAATACTGACCCTAATTTCGAAGGTAAGAGAATAAAGAGGACTACAGGTATCCCTAAGAAATTCTTGAAATCTGTAGAAATTGACCCAGATAGTATGACAGCGGAAGAGATGGCTCAAAAAAAGATCATGATAACAGATGAAGGTAAATTTGTTGTGCAAGTTGCCGATCAAACATCTTGGGAAGATTATCAAAGAAAACAACAGAATCGATTATTAAATGGTAATAATGTATACAGAAAAGGCTACTATAAAGATCTACCAGAATCTTTGAAGTGCCCAATAACAGGTGGTCTGTTAAAGGATCCAATAAAGACTAAATGTTGTAACAAATATTTCTCGAAAACTGCACTTGAAGATTCATTGGTGGAAAGTGATTTTGTTTGTCCAGGATGTGATACACCAGATATACTATTGGACTCCCTGGTGGAGGACAAAGAGAGGAAACAAGAAGTCGACAAGTACATTGAGGAACATAAAAGCAATCAAGAATCATTAAACGTTACAGATAACATAATTCCTGATATTACAGCAGGTGTTACTCGTCATGATGTTAACCAGATTAACAATgtaaataatcaattatcTAATGCAGAACCAGATGCTAAGAAGAGGAAATTAAACGAACAACAAGCTGGGACTCCAAACGCTATGCCTGCTGTACCGATGCCCATGCCTCCATTTGGCATGGCGCCATTCCCTATGGCACCTTTCCCTATGGCACCTTTCCCTATGCCCTTCCCGATGCAATCTGCTCCTCAGCAGCAGTTAAACCAAACAAACAGTACTAACAGTAACACAGATGATAAAGTTAACACATCTACATCAAAAGAACAGACGAATAATTAG
- the TOA2 gene encoding transcription initiation factor IIA subunit gamma (similar to Saccharomyces cerevisiae TOA2 (YKL058W); ancestral locus Anc_2.580), with the protein MSTPGYYELYRRSTVGSCLVDALDTLISDGRIEASLAMKVLESFDKVVSESLRENTQSKLNVKGLLDTYGFCDDVWTFIIKDCKVTVESNKTATITNENGEQVTSTTDEQQTIQVDKLRIVACNSKKGD; encoded by the coding sequence ATGTCTACACCAGGGTATTATGAGTTATACCGTAGAAGTACAGTTGGCAGTTGTTTAGTTGATGCATTGGATACCTTAATTAGTGATGGTAGAATTGAAGCCTCTTTGGCAATGAAAGTTTTGGAATCATTTGATAAAGTAGTATCGGAGTCATTAAGAGAAAATACTCAATCAAAACTTAACGTAAAAGGTTTGCTAGACACATATGGATTTTGTGACGATGTTTGGACATTTATAATAAAGGATTGCAAAGTTACAGtagaatcaaataaaacCGCAACCATCACTAATGAAAATGGTGAACAAGTAACATCCACAACTGATGAACAGCAGACGATACAGGTAGATAAATTAAGAATTGTTGCATGTAACTCAAAGAAAGGTGATTAA
- the TAP42 gene encoding Tap42p (similar to Saccharomyces cerevisiae TAP42 (YMR028W); ancestral locus Anc_2.581): MSVRQEYTLLLRSIKVKIDESTFRQNSTEFQNELVNIIGKLLSLKDKVYHHLALFSDNESLDDISTSSLEFLSIDYYLAYLCSKKQVVSTQINDDSSKNRMKLKFLEKSVQLYIQFLITLQESEILDKYLAKKLDAFEETYKPRLSELYNVTVKDQNDMAGAMLKRQQKIEGFKNARAVEAQLKELEKRIAVREDVDIDTNDDELLREIYIQKLKVLSYTSFNEIEQILYESELLANFLKEPVLQEVKEDNETQPEENSTGGYTERLETLNKPLLSKTGKILRNFTLMDKKTQLQKKVKGYGQYGPTMTVEEFLEKEFEEGRVLQGGEEQPEEHDSDDDEWLDKETYKAREWDEFKEANQKGSGNTINRG, translated from the coding sequence ATGTCAGTCAGACAAGAATACACTTTACTTTTGAGGTCTATTAAAGTTAAGATTGATGAGTCTACCTTCAGACAGAATTCAACagaatttcaaaatgaaCTAGTCAACATCATCggtaaattattatcattaaagGATAAGGTATATCATCATTTGGCATTATTTAGTGACAATGAATCTTTAGATGATATATCTACATCATCACTGGAGTTTCTTTctattgattattatttagcATATTTGTGCTCCAAAAAACAAGTGGTATCAACTCAAATTAATGATGACAGTTCCAAAAATAGAATGAAGTTAAAGTTTTTAGAGAAATCAGTACAGTTATACATTCAATTTCTAATTACACTACAAGAGTCTGAGATTTTGGATAAATATCTAGCTAAGAAACTAGATGCCTTTGAAGAGACTTACAAGCCTCGGCTATCTGAACTATATAATGTTACAGTAAAAGATCAAAATGATATGGCAGGTGCAATGTTGAAAAGACAACAAAAAATAGAGGGATTCAAGAATGCTAGAGCTGTTGAAGCACAATTGAAAGAACTAGAAAAGAGAATTGCCGTTAGAGAAGATGTAGATATTGATacaaatgatgatgaattgCTGCGTGAGATATATATTCAGAAATTGAAGGTTTTAAGTTATACATCtttcaatgaaattgaacaaatattatatgaatCTGAATTATTAGCTAACTTCTTGAAAGAACCTGTGCTGCAGGAGGTTaaagaagataatgaaaCACAGCCAGAAGAGAATTCTACTGGTGGTTATACAGAAAGGTTAGAAACCTTAAACAAGCCATTGCTTTCAAAAACAGGCAAAATTCTAAGGAATTTTACATTAATGGATAAAAAGACacaattacaaaagaaaGTTAAAGGGTATGGTCAATATGGTCCTACTATGACTGTTGAAGAATTCCTTGAGAAAGAGTTTGAAGAAGGAAGAGTACTACAAGGAGGAGAAGAACAACCAGAAGAACATGACtctgatgatgatgaatgGCTAGATAAAGAGACCTATAAAGCAAGAGAATGGGACGAATTTAAAGAGGCAAATCAAAAAGGTAGCGGTAATACTATTAATAGAGGCTAA